From the genome of Chitinivibrio alkaliphilus ACht1, one region includes:
- the secD gene encoding protein translocase subunit SecD: MAVAFLIPSFRVYRESPEVQQEMLRENPRLGGQILNLGLDIQGGIRMVLGIDTSHATEEEKERIRQDENLMNRVYTVVENRVNALGLTEPIIQIEGNERLIVELPGLSDEEIARDMLSRAAQLNFHLVRSNENQRIQQILDNVDRALAVADHRGAEEDLPADELDELDELDLLDDEPVAEEDLEDLADDEYTATFSDLIYHIDEMSAQAPASAKPRIDSILALPGVQRALQGGVFRWSNIPEIRQQGGRTDTLRAENGSPIYRLYYLTAEPSMGGKDLERAEAMPAHQGIGYQVSLQFNPRGAREFGRVTGRNTGRQLAIVLDNTVYSAPNINERIPSGRASITGNFSREEAQQLAIVLESGDLDAPLVVEQATTVGPSLGRDAVRRALNAALFGLAMVLLFMVFYYKLSGLLAVCALLLNLILVIAIMASFGATLTLPGIAGLILIIGMSVDANVIVFERIKEELVAGKTVSKAIDMGYDRAFVAIMDANITTLFTAFILYQVGSGPIRGFAVTLISGIFVSLFTALVFTKMVYHFVIDYLGKKNALKKLSI, translated from the coding sequence ATGGCCGTTGCATTTCTTATTCCCTCATTCAGGGTGTATCGTGAATCTCCCGAGGTGCAGCAAGAAATGCTTCGCGAAAACCCTCGGCTGGGTGGGCAAATCCTGAATCTCGGCCTTGACATACAGGGTGGTATTCGCATGGTCCTCGGTATAGACACCTCTCATGCAACCGAGGAAGAAAAAGAACGAATCCGCCAAGACGAAAATCTCATGAATCGGGTCTACACCGTTGTAGAAAACCGTGTGAATGCCTTGGGTCTGACAGAGCCAATTATTCAGATAGAAGGAAATGAACGCCTTATTGTCGAACTTCCCGGACTCAGTGATGAAGAAATAGCCCGCGACATGCTCTCTCGAGCAGCCCAGCTTAATTTTCACCTAGTACGATCCAACGAAAATCAACGCATTCAACAAATACTGGACAATGTTGACCGAGCCCTGGCGGTGGCAGATCATCGCGGTGCTGAAGAAGACCTTCCTGCAGATGAGTTAGACGAACTTGATGAGCTGGACCTATTGGACGATGAACCTGTAGCGGAAGAGGATCTTGAAGATCTTGCCGACGATGAGTATACCGCAACCTTTTCCGATCTTATCTACCATATCGATGAGATGAGCGCACAGGCCCCTGCTTCTGCCAAACCACGCATTGACTCTATCTTAGCTCTCCCTGGGGTACAAAGAGCATTGCAAGGTGGCGTTTTTCGATGGAGCAACATTCCCGAAATTCGCCAACAAGGTGGACGAACCGATACACTTCGTGCAGAAAATGGAAGCCCGATTTATCGTCTCTACTACCTTACGGCAGAACCCAGTATGGGCGGCAAGGATCTTGAACGAGCAGAAGCAATGCCTGCACATCAGGGAATCGGTTACCAAGTATCACTTCAATTCAACCCTCGTGGTGCTCGTGAGTTTGGTCGGGTTACGGGGAGAAATACGGGACGGCAACTTGCTATCGTCTTAGACAACACTGTCTACTCTGCCCCAAACATTAATGAGCGTATCCCCTCTGGGAGAGCTTCAATTACGGGAAATTTCTCGCGGGAAGAAGCCCAGCAACTGGCTATTGTGCTTGAATCGGGCGACCTTGATGCCCCGCTTGTGGTAGAACAAGCAACAACGGTGGGACCATCTCTCGGGCGAGATGCAGTTCGAAGAGCTCTCAATGCAGCTCTTTTTGGCCTTGCCATGGTATTGCTCTTTATGGTCTTCTATTATAAACTTTCCGGGCTTCTTGCAGTATGCGCCCTTCTTCTGAATTTAATCTTAGTAATTGCAATCATGGCAAGTTTTGGTGCAACCCTTACTCTCCCCGGTATAGCAGGTCTCATATTGATCATCGGTATGTCCGTAGATGCAAATGTAATTGTCTTTGAACGGATTAAGGAAGAATTGGTAGCTGGCAAGACCGTATCTAAGGCGATTGATATGGGCTACGACCGAGCCTTTGTTGCCATTATGGATGCCAATATTACAACCCTTTTTACCGCCTTTATTCTCTATCAAGTTGGGTCGGGACCAATTCGCGGATTCGCTGTTACGCTTATCAGCGGGATCTTTGTATCTCTATTCACAGCCCTTGTCTTTACAAAAATGGTATACCATTTTGTAATTGACTACCTTGGAAAAAAGAACGCCCTTAAAAAACTCAGCATTTAA
- the secF gene encoding protein translocase subunit SecF, producing the protein MYTTNFNINFIGKRKSALIFSALLILLTCTSLILRGGPNFGIDFTGGVSLTIPFDTDDIAEHRERVEERIATMQFADYELKTLSDADAAYLQIIVSQGEHDAAEVRESILSELQDIYPNLLHNREISAEVVGPRVGRELTANAFKAIAFSLLVIILYVAFRFKLAYGIGAIAALVHDIIITIGIFSIFNWEISLPVIAAILTIVGYSLNDTIVLFDRIRENLNEHKDKSLSLSDTLNISVNQTLSRTVITSITTLFVVTSIFVTFLPTENVLKYFSAALLVGVIAGTYSSIFIATPVLIQLNKKWPIDK; encoded by the coding sequence ATGTATACGACAAATTTTAATATTAATTTTATTGGAAAACGCAAAAGTGCACTTATTTTTTCTGCACTTCTGATTCTTCTTACGTGCACCTCCCTTATTCTCCGTGGAGGCCCAAACTTTGGTATCGATTTTACCGGTGGTGTAAGCCTCACGATACCCTTTGATACTGATGATATCGCAGAGCACCGGGAACGAGTAGAAGAGCGTATTGCAACAATGCAGTTCGCAGACTATGAACTCAAAACCCTTTCAGATGCTGATGCGGCATATCTTCAGATTATTGTAAGTCAGGGAGAACATGATGCAGCGGAAGTCCGTGAATCTATACTTTCAGAATTACAGGATATCTATCCGAACCTACTCCATAATCGTGAAATTTCCGCCGAGGTTGTTGGCCCCCGTGTTGGACGGGAACTTACGGCAAATGCCTTCAAGGCAATTGCCTTTTCCCTATTGGTAATCATCTTATATGTGGCTTTCCGGTTTAAGCTCGCATACGGTATCGGCGCCATAGCTGCCCTTGTCCATGACATCATTATTACCATAGGTATTTTCTCAATATTTAATTGGGAGATATCTCTTCCCGTTATCGCGGCAATACTGACTATTGTGGGATACTCGCTCAATGATACTATTGTTCTTTTTGATCGTATCCGGGAGAATCTTAATGAGCATAAAGACAAATCTCTTAGCTTGTCTGACACGCTCAATATTAGTGTAAATCAAACCTTGTCACGAACAGTTATCACCTCTATTACCACTCTGTTTGTGGTAACCTCAATATTTGTTACATTTCTCCCAACAGAAAATGTACTAAAATATTTTTCTGCCGCCTTGCTGGTGGGGGTAATTGCAGGGACATACTCCTCAATTTTTATTGCCACACCAGTGCTTATTCAGTTAAATAAGAAATGGCCCATTGATAAATAA
- the rsxE gene encoding electron transport complex subunit RsxE has product MGNKIISELKRGILEENPIFTLALGLCPALGVSTSLENGLGMGLATTFVLLAANTIVSLIKNVIPTEIRIPCYIIIIATFVTIVQLVMGAYFPALNERLGIFIPLIVVNCLILGRAEAFASKHGIFSSIIDALVMGAGFTIGLVCISSIRELLGANTLWGIEIIPSFEPMTLFILAPGGFFTIGFIIAGIRAYKLRNKELH; this is encoded by the coding sequence ATGGGAAATAAGATCATCTCCGAGTTAAAACGGGGGATCCTTGAGGAAAATCCAATTTTCACCCTCGCCCTTGGGCTTTGTCCTGCCCTAGGGGTATCAACCTCCCTTGAAAACGGCTTGGGCATGGGGCTTGCGACAACCTTTGTCCTTCTTGCGGCAAATACAATCGTTTCTCTCATAAAAAATGTAATACCAACGGAAATACGTATTCCCTGCTATATCATAATTATAGCCACCTTTGTAACCATTGTTCAGCTCGTTATGGGAGCCTATTTTCCGGCGTTAAATGAACGTCTTGGTATTTTTATCCCCCTTATTGTTGTAAATTGCCTTATTCTTGGCAGGGCAGAAGCCTTTGCATCAAAACACGGAATATTTTCTTCTATTATTGATGCTCTGGTAATGGGTGCTGGATTTACAATCGGTCTCGTATGTATCAGTTCAATTCGTGAACTCCTTGGCGCAAATACACTTTGGGGGATTGAGATTATCCCCTCCTTTGAACCGATGACACTGTTTATTCTTGCACCAGGAGGTTTTTTCACAATCGGGTTTATTATTGCCGGTATACGGGCATACAAATTGAGAAATAAGGAGTTGCATTAA
- a CDS encoding HAD-IIA family hydrolase, whose protein sequence is MEFLTSSETFLLDLDGTLYLSGEVLPGACEFVHRLHKSGRSFFYLTNNSSTSPSVYEKKLISLGFPVPPNTVLTSGTAAALFLTRHYAQSRIAVVGTQALRQQLSSAGLSIYTEPSHADVLLMGYDTEITYDKIRWACGIVDRGIPFFATHEDRLCPHRLGCFLPDCGAMTNLITEATGVEPTYLGKPHQAMIDLVFRYCNTVPGKITLVGDRLYTDIAMAHSAKMNSLLVLTGETKLAPSTGRYLPSGVVENLHKACAYI, encoded by the coding sequence GTGGAGTTTCTTACATCCTCCGAGACGTTTCTTCTTGATCTTGATGGAACGCTCTATCTTTCTGGTGAGGTGTTACCCGGGGCGTGTGAGTTTGTACACCGCTTACATAAATCAGGACGTTCATTTTTTTACCTCACGAATAATTCTTCAACCTCTCCCTCGGTGTATGAAAAGAAGCTGATTTCTTTAGGATTTCCCGTGCCCCCCAATACGGTACTTACCTCAGGAACTGCAGCAGCCCTTTTTCTTACTCGGCATTATGCGCAGTCGCGTATTGCCGTGGTTGGTACACAGGCCTTGCGTCAGCAACTTTCTTCGGCAGGTTTGTCTATATATACCGAACCCTCTCACGCAGATGTGCTTCTCATGGGATATGACACGGAGATTACCTACGATAAAATTCGATGGGCATGTGGGATCGTTGATCGCGGCATTCCCTTCTTTGCCACACACGAAGATCGCCTTTGTCCGCATCGGTTGGGGTGTTTTCTCCCTGACTGTGGAGCGATGACCAATTTAATTACTGAAGCGACCGGGGTAGAACCAACATATTTAGGTAAGCCCCATCAAGCCATGATTGACCTCGTATTTCGGTACTGCAATACCGTTCCGGGAAAGATTACCCTTGTTGGTGATCGTCTCTATACCGATATTGCCATGGCACATTCTGCGAAGATGAACTCTCTTCTGGTTCTTACGGGTGAAACAAAATTAGCCCCGAGCACTGGTCGATATCTGCCTTCAGGCGTTGTAGAAAATCTTCATAAAGCATGTGCGTATATATAA
- a CDS encoding site-2 protease family protein has translation MDIFTILRIPAILIALTVHEYAHGFVAYKNGDPTAAHAGRLTLNPLPHLSFLGTLMLFFGPIGWAKPVPVQPQLLTSPRKDMVKVALAGPLSNITTAVFVGFGLRAISMGGGAAAASQGMSHLIIFLLLLYIISLGLALFNLLPIAPLDGYTVLTGVLPQQKALTYARYSRELPKIFLVLLLLEWFGYPFFSQLIIRPLFLPWFNLWNTVLLPLEFQRFIQQLLF, from the coding sequence ATGGATATCTTTACCATCCTGAGAATACCCGCAATACTCATTGCCTTGACAGTGCATGAATATGCCCATGGATTTGTTGCCTATAAAAATGGTGACCCCACAGCTGCTCATGCAGGACGACTCACTCTTAATCCACTTCCGCACTTATCATTTCTGGGAACACTTATGCTGTTCTTTGGCCCGATAGGGTGGGCAAAGCCTGTACCGGTGCAGCCACAACTGCTTACATCGCCCCGTAAAGATATGGTTAAAGTGGCATTAGCCGGACCTTTGTCGAATATAACAACTGCTGTTTTTGTTGGATTCGGGCTTCGGGCTATTTCCATGGGAGGAGGGGCGGCAGCAGCTTCGCAGGGAATGAGTCACCTTATTATATTTCTTTTGCTCTTATACATTATAAGTCTTGGTCTTGCCTTGTTCAATCTGCTTCCCATAGCGCCCCTTGACGGCTACACTGTTCTCACAGGAGTTCTTCCGCAACAAAAAGCCCTTACGTACGCACGCTACTCCCGTGAGCTGCCCAAGATATTTCTTGTCCTGCTTTTACTGGAGTGGTTTGGGTATCCCTTTTTCTCTCAGCTAATTATTCGACCTCTATTTCTTCCTTGGTTTAACCTGTGGAACACCGTACTGCTTCCTCTTGAGTTTCAACGATTCATACAACAGTTACTGTTTTAG
- a CDS encoding electron transport complex protein RnfA: MDMVDLFIRVLQISVGAIFIENFVLTKFLGLCPFMGVSKKLSTASGMGMAVIFVMTIATLFTWPIYSFVLETSDTVFLQTVVFILVIASIVQLVEMILKKHSPILYESLGVFLPLITTNCAILGVTIINLGPNNFTASTESFTFFEALVNAFMSGGGFTLALVLMAGIREKIELDPIPKPFEGLPIAFITAGLLSIAFLGFSGMSF, translated from the coding sequence ATGGATATGGTAGATCTATTTATCCGGGTTCTGCAAATATCTGTGGGAGCAATCTTCATAGAAAATTTTGTATTAACAAAGTTTCTTGGTCTCTGCCCTTTTATGGGGGTTTCAAAAAAACTTTCCACCGCTTCAGGCATGGGTATGGCTGTTATTTTTGTTATGACTATCGCCACCCTGTTTACCTGGCCTATTTACTCCTTTGTATTGGAGACATCGGATACGGTATTTCTTCAAACTGTTGTGTTCATTCTCGTTATTGCCTCCATTGTGCAGCTGGTTGAAATGATTCTTAAGAAGCACTCCCCTATTCTGTATGAATCACTTGGGGTCTTCCTTCCTCTTATCACAACAAATTGTGCCATCCTCGGGGTTACCATTATTAATCTCGGTCCGAATAATTTCACAGCTTCCACAGAATCTTTTACCTTTTTCGAAGCCTTGGTAAATGCCTTTATGTCCGGGGGAGGATTTACCCTTGCCCTAGTGTTAATGGCTGGAATTCGTGAAAAAATAGAGCTCGACCCAATTCCCAAACCATTTGAAGGGCTACCCATTGCATTCATCACCGCGGGATTACTCTCCATTGCCTTCCTCGGTTTTTCCGGAATGAGTTTTTAA
- a CDS encoding RnfABCDGE type electron transport complex subunit B, protein MITPLIILSTLGLFFGLTLSISAKKLHVREDPAVEKVDAVLPQTNCGACGYAGCAQFAKAVVSGEAPVTGCIAGGNDVAQAVAEIVGVTAQEMEEYKAVVQCKGGKDRSVERAVYDGLPDCNAAELVAHGSKECLYGCFGLGSCVKACEFEAITITDTGIAYIDPDKCTGCEACVSTCPRSIIMMMPKSRNIFIACNNKDRGGRVKKYCSVGCTACTLCVKAVEIPGSAVMKDNLPRLDYTTEENFLTSAYKCPSNCFSDHIQSRPKANISTACIGCGECVRICPVKGAITGTDQERHIVHKTKCIGCGRCIKVCPVDAISMWGSVGIRQNRSIRGR, encoded by the coding sequence GTGATTACGCCACTTATAATACTCAGTACTTTGGGCCTCTTTTTCGGGCTTACCCTCAGTATCAGTGCCAAAAAATTACACGTTCGAGAAGACCCTGCTGTAGAAAAAGTTGATGCCGTATTACCACAAACAAATTGCGGGGCATGTGGCTATGCCGGCTGTGCACAATTCGCGAAGGCGGTTGTTTCAGGAGAGGCACCGGTCACCGGATGTATCGCCGGAGGAAACGACGTAGCTCAGGCAGTAGCAGAAATTGTGGGCGTAACAGCACAGGAAATGGAAGAGTATAAGGCAGTTGTGCAATGTAAAGGAGGGAAAGATAGATCCGTAGAACGCGCAGTCTATGATGGACTCCCTGATTGCAACGCTGCAGAACTTGTAGCCCATGGTTCTAAGGAGTGTCTGTACGGCTGTTTTGGCCTTGGCTCATGCGTAAAAGCGTGTGAATTTGAAGCTATTACCATCACTGATACAGGCATTGCCTATATTGATCCTGATAAATGTACTGGTTGCGAAGCATGTGTGTCTACCTGTCCTCGTTCTATTATTATGATGATGCCGAAAAGTCGAAATATCTTTATCGCCTGTAATAACAAAGACCGTGGAGGCCGTGTTAAAAAATACTGCTCTGTTGGGTGTACCGCTTGCACACTCTGCGTAAAAGCAGTTGAAATTCCCGGATCTGCTGTCATGAAAGACAATTTACCACGCCTAGATTATACCACGGAAGAAAACTTCCTTACCTCTGCCTATAAATGCCCCTCAAACTGTTTTTCTGATCATATACAGAGTCGTCCCAAGGCAAATATTAGTACAGCCTGTATCGGATGTGGTGAGTGTGTTCGTATCTGTCCAGTAAAAGGAGCCATTACCGGTACAGATCAAGAAAGACATATTGTACATAAAACAAAATGTATAGGGTGCGGAAGATGTATTAAGGTATGTCCCGTTGACGCAATTTCCATGTGGGGCAGTGTTGGTATTCGTCAAAACAGATCGATTCGGGGAAGATAA
- a CDS encoding LysM peptidoglycan-binding domain-containing protein gives MRNSLLLCLFTVCALTAYEYRIEPFDNLWNLSKQYYGDGFRWEKIWEHNPYIQNPHLIYPNDIVYIPGVGHVQNGTVIRDDEGNYRGDSFAEAVAGLRATSAENMSQGTDHPTSSFWLRSEAPAAFDFMQHPFFSHRIPTIAQGEESKAGEVLLRRDMGTARHRTIPVRFNNHEDVTEGQYYYLVDTEDTFRHAGLGRGRVVQPVGFGQVVQVGDTPEDTSYVQVEANWEVVSRNSKLAPFSPDASVRLTGDFESVDSVKAGLVTRLRTSPLVHPYEFILVDQGAEGGVSMGDLFSLRDLRSGREDQQKIVAVAVSVQDDTATLFVIHVGAAEPIEDFTFVRFGNIK, from the coding sequence ATGCGTAATAGCTTATTACTATGTCTTTTTACAGTGTGTGCGCTCACTGCTTACGAGTATCGGATTGAGCCCTTTGATAATCTTTGGAATCTGTCCAAGCAGTATTATGGGGACGGATTTCGTTGGGAGAAGATCTGGGAGCATAATCCCTACATCCAAAATCCTCATCTTATTTACCCCAACGATATTGTATACATTCCCGGTGTAGGGCATGTACAAAACGGTACGGTTATTCGTGACGACGAAGGAAACTATCGAGGAGACTCCTTTGCAGAAGCTGTAGCAGGGTTACGTGCAACCTCCGCAGAAAATATGTCACAGGGAACGGATCACCCTACTTCTTCTTTCTGGCTGCGAAGTGAAGCACCAGCGGCCTTTGACTTCATGCAACACCCGTTCTTTTCTCATCGAATCCCTACCATTGCGCAGGGGGAAGAATCAAAGGCGGGTGAAGTGTTGTTGCGACGAGACATGGGTACAGCACGGCACAGAACTATTCCTGTACGCTTCAACAACCATGAAGATGTTACAGAAGGGCAGTATTATTATCTTGTTGACACTGAGGATACTTTCCGCCATGCAGGGTTGGGGCGTGGCCGGGTGGTTCAGCCTGTTGGTTTTGGACAGGTTGTACAGGTTGGTGATACCCCCGAGGATACCTCCTATGTGCAGGTAGAGGCAAATTGGGAAGTGGTTTCGCGAAACAGCAAGCTTGCACCTTTTTCTCCAGACGCATCAGTACGTCTTACCGGCGACTTTGAATCTGTTGATTCTGTAAAAGCTGGCCTTGTTACTCGTTTGCGTACAAGCCCTCTGGTGCATCCTTACGAATTTATTCTTGTTGATCAGGGAGCTGAGGGAGGAGTCTCCATGGGCGATCTTTTTTCCTTGCGGGATCTCCGTTCAGGCCGAGAGGATCAACAAAAAATAGTAGCAGTAGCTGTGTCTGTACAGGATGATACGGCGACCCTCTTCGTTATTCATGTTGGTGCGGCAGAACCTATTGAAGATTTTACCTTTGTCCGTTTTGGAAATATTAAATAA
- a CDS encoding CDP-alcohol phosphatidyltransferase family protein, producing the protein MKLFVNFITLLRLPCISAVVILNLFWNPVEYPAIFISTLVLIALCGITDYLDGYLARRFSVESNFGAHADPLLDKLFFTGIFPVLVFLAALNCDTFHALLLVLTTVVFSFRDQLVSFFRMIGDRQGISPRASMWGKLRTATAFPGIILIYSYLGFPHEYGSFFVPRGFIIAVEMYLITVTLVTFFLYLVQYFPALRREME; encoded by the coding sequence GTGAAACTCTTTGTCAATTTTATAACACTTTTGCGGTTACCATGTATATCTGCTGTGGTGATACTCAATCTTTTTTGGAACCCCGTTGAGTATCCTGCTATCTTTATTTCCACCTTGGTTTTAATCGCTCTCTGCGGCATAACAGATTATCTTGATGGGTATTTGGCACGACGTTTTTCTGTGGAAAGTAATTTTGGAGCCCATGCAGATCCCCTGTTAGATAAGTTGTTTTTTACAGGTATCTTCCCCGTACTTGTTTTTTTGGCCGCCTTAAATTGTGATACCTTCCATGCTCTTTTACTCGTTTTAACGACTGTGGTGTTTTCATTTCGCGATCAACTTGTTTCTTTTTTCAGAATGATTGGAGATCGTCAAGGTATTTCGCCTCGAGCATCAATGTGGGGTAAGTTGCGTACTGCAACGGCATTTCCCGGAATTATTCTTATCTATTCGTATCTTGGGTTTCCCCATGAATATGGTTCTTTTTTCGTTCCCCGCGGTTTTATTATTGCTGTAGAAATGTATCTTATTACGGTAACCTTGGTGACATTTTTCCTCTATCTCGTACAATATTTTCCTGCCTTGCGTAGGGAAATGGAGTAA
- the argJ gene encoding bifunctional glutamate N-acetyltransferase/amino-acid acetyltransferase ArgJ produces the protein MRKITYTEIPGGITAPAGFTASGSKAGIKQSNKTDMGLLCSSHPAVAVGSFTQNRICAPCVQINRSKVPAENIRAVFCNSGNANACTGSRGFDDVATITETFAQKLSIAPEEILTASTGVIGEYLPVERICDAAPHAVAALMPEGSTDFAQAILTTDTVEKEYAIEVEFSTGTARIGGVCKGAGMIQPNMATMLGFITSDVEIAPDDLNYLHKRAVEMTFNNLTVDGDTSTNDMVLTLANGQSKIRISCEKDLEIMQSALFTVYNALCAKIAADGEGATKRVEIHVYGGNTFDDCRMAARAVANSNLVKTALFGNDPNWGRILCAIGYSGAECREKDITVTLADTVVFSQGRPTDFSPEQLSQHLKTKAVTIEIDLGSAHKTHAVAHTCDFSYDYVKINAEYHT, from the coding sequence GTGCGAAAAATCACCTACACGGAAATACCTGGGGGAATTACTGCCCCCGCTGGATTTACAGCAAGTGGCAGCAAAGCCGGCATAAAACAATCAAACAAAACAGACATGGGGCTTCTCTGCAGTAGTCACCCCGCTGTTGCAGTAGGCTCATTTACGCAAAATCGTATTTGCGCTCCCTGTGTGCAAATCAACCGGAGTAAAGTCCCGGCAGAGAATATCCGGGCTGTATTTTGTAATAGCGGAAACGCCAATGCATGCACAGGATCACGTGGCTTTGACGATGTAGCCACCATCACCGAAACCTTTGCCCAAAAACTGTCCATAGCTCCAGAAGAAATCCTTACTGCCTCCACCGGCGTTATTGGTGAATATTTACCCGTTGAACGTATTTGCGATGCAGCGCCCCATGCTGTAGCAGCTCTCATGCCAGAGGGGTCAACTGACTTTGCACAGGCAATTCTCACCACGGACACTGTGGAAAAAGAGTATGCCATAGAGGTTGAATTTTCTACCGGCACTGCCCGAATAGGCGGAGTATGCAAGGGGGCTGGAATGATTCAACCAAATATGGCGACCATGCTCGGTTTCATCACAAGCGATGTCGAGATTGCTCCAGACGACTTAAACTATTTGCATAAACGAGCTGTGGAGATGACATTTAACAATCTTACGGTTGATGGTGACACCTCCACAAATGACATGGTATTAACCCTTGCCAATGGTCAATCAAAGATTCGCATCTCTTGCGAAAAAGATCTTGAAATTATGCAAAGTGCTCTTTTTACCGTTTACAATGCTCTATGCGCAAAAATAGCAGCAGATGGAGAGGGGGCAACTAAGCGTGTAGAAATTCATGTTTACGGAGGAAACACCTTTGATGACTGCCGCATGGCAGCACGGGCTGTGGCAAATTCTAACCTTGTAAAAACAGCCCTCTTTGGCAACGACCCAAACTGGGGAAGAATTCTCTGTGCTATTGGGTATAGCGGTGCCGAATGCCGTGAAAAGGATATTACCGTAACCTTGGCTGACACCGTGGTTTTTTCCCAGGGAAGACCAACCGATTTCTCCCCGGAACAGCTTTCTCAGCATCTCAAAACGAAAGCGGTAACCATTGAAATAGATCTCGGCTCTGCCCACAAAACTCATGCGGTGGCACATACCTGCGATTTCAGTTACGACTATGTAAAAATCAATGCTGAATATCACACATAG
- a CDS encoding sigma-70 family RNA polymerase sigma factor has translation MAKKNDKSMFFVEEGSLGLYLKDIAKHESLTQKEEQECARRIRKGDKKAVETLVRANLRFVVSVARNYQNQGMPLADLINEGNLGLIRAAYRFDEKKNFKFISYAVWWIRQAILQGLADHSRIVKVPLNRVATIHKVGKARVRLEQKYRRLPNDKEIADELDIPEKEVTSTLKISNRHASLDSPIKDENGGSLFDIIGNEDVEDTDQRAMDTSITREVKKVLESLTEREQNVVCMYFGINEDTNYTLEEIGQQLQITRERVRQIKDAALRKLRRSGKAQKLIKNALFS, from the coding sequence ATGGCAAAAAAGAATGATAAAAGCATGTTCTTTGTAGAGGAGGGAAGCCTCGGTTTATATCTCAAGGACATTGCCAAACATGAGTCTCTCACTCAGAAGGAAGAGCAGGAGTGTGCTCGTCGTATTCGGAAGGGTGATAAAAAAGCGGTAGAAACGTTGGTTCGAGCAAATCTCCGTTTTGTTGTCAGTGTTGCTCGTAACTATCAGAATCAGGGGATGCCCTTGGCAGATCTCATAAATGAAGGTAACCTTGGGTTGATTCGTGCTGCCTATCGCTTTGATGAAAAGAAAAATTTTAAATTTATTTCCTACGCTGTATGGTGGATTCGTCAAGCCATATTGCAAGGTCTTGCGGATCATTCACGAATTGTGAAGGTTCCCTTGAATCGGGTTGCTACAATTCATAAAGTGGGAAAAGCCCGAGTGCGTTTAGAGCAAAAATATCGTCGTTTGCCCAACGACAAGGAGATTGCTGACGAACTTGATATTCCCGAAAAAGAAGTGACCTCGACACTTAAAATCAGCAATCGTCACGCCTCTCTTGATTCTCCCATTAAAGATGAGAATGGCGGAAGCCTCTTTGATATTATTGGGAATGAAGATGTTGAAGATACTGATCAGCGTGCCATGGATACTTCAATTACACGGGAAGTGAAAAAAGTTCTTGAAAGCCTTACGGAGCGTGAGCAAAACGTGGTATGCATGTATTTTGGTATCAATGAAGATACGAATTACACCTTGGAAGAGATTGGTCAGCAATTGCAGATTACTCGTGAGCGGGTGCGTCAAATTAAAGATGCGGCATTGCGCAAGCTCCGGCGCTCGGGGAAGGCGCAGAAGCTTATCAAAAATGCCTTGTTTTCGTAA